A stretch of Dyella sp. BiH032 DNA encodes these proteins:
- a CDS encoding LytTR family DNA-binding domain-containing protein, translated as MTLRAVVVDDEAPARAKLRRYLAASEGIAWVGEAGDGREAVALIRRERPDVVFLDINMPGMDGFAVLQALGDPLPAEIVFVTARDDQAVRAFEIHAFDYLLKPVGPERFQSAIRRLREKVVPALSVGARVDGLLESAPPPSHYLERVLLPSGDTAELVPVERIDRIESDRNYLQIFVDGAPRRLRGTLDAMQARLHPSRFVRVNRSTVVQLDAIREVQPWPDGEKRLLLRDGSRVTWTKRYLEDLPPGVSL; from the coding sequence ATGACGCTGCGCGCCGTGGTGGTGGACGACGAGGCGCCGGCACGCGCGAAACTGCGGCGCTATCTGGCCGCATCGGAGGGCATCGCCTGGGTGGGCGAGGCCGGCGACGGGCGCGAGGCAGTGGCGCTGATCCGGCGCGAGCGGCCGGACGTGGTGTTCCTGGACATCAACATGCCCGGCATGGACGGCTTCGCGGTGCTGCAGGCGCTGGGCGATCCGCTGCCGGCGGAGATCGTGTTCGTCACCGCACGCGACGATCAGGCGGTGCGCGCATTCGAGATCCATGCCTTCGATTACCTGCTCAAGCCGGTGGGGCCGGAGCGCTTCCAGTCGGCGATCCGGCGCCTGCGCGAGAAGGTGGTGCCGGCGCTGTCCGTCGGTGCGCGTGTGGATGGTCTGCTGGAGAGCGCGCCGCCGCCTTCGCATTACCTGGAGCGCGTGCTGCTGCCCTCCGGCGACACCGCGGAACTGGTGCCGGTGGAGCGCATCGACCGCATCGAATCGGATCGCAACTATCTACAGATCTTCGTGGACGGCGCGCCGCGGCGTTTGCGCGGCACGCTGGATGCCATGCAGGCCAGGCTGCATCCTTCGCGGTTCGTTCGCGTGAACCGCTCCACCGTGGTGCAACTGGATGCGATCCGGGAAGTGCAGCCGTGGCCCGACGGCGAGAAGCGGTTATTGCTGCGCGACGGCTCGCGGGTGACCTGGACGAAGCGTTACCTGGAAGACCTCCCGCCGGGCGTATCCCTCTGA
- a CDS encoding histidine kinase, translating to MASTSAGSRPPPAWRRYGLAFWVLLLVLIGALRALNRYLIDVANGHPSLFVPKLIEELTGSLSFGAFLPPVFVALRRIRGRPWLWHLAVFAALTVAQTSLMIALRQVVFGLADLPGYAYPPTLWRYLMELPTQLFFYAMIAIGLWLFDRYREGRERELRAAQLESALSEARLEALRLQLNPHFLFNTLNAVSELMYDRPAVADEMLSRIGALLRATLSAGAQEHRLADEWGLLTLYMDIQRARFGDGLDARVDSDPALDDLRIPFLLLQPLVENAIEHGGQGDRRLVRVEAAREADRLTLRVRDGGGGVARAGHGIGLGNVGARLRHLYGEDAGVRLEPVPEGGSLVTVWLPARRWEAA from the coding sequence GTGGCTTCGACAAGCGCGGGCAGCCGTCCGCCGCCGGCCTGGCGTCGCTACGGCCTTGCGTTCTGGGTGCTGTTGCTGGTGCTGATCGGTGCCCTGCGCGCGCTCAACCGGTATCTGATCGACGTCGCCAACGGGCACCCTTCGCTGTTCGTGCCGAAGCTGATCGAGGAGCTGACCGGCTCGCTCAGCTTCGGCGCGTTCCTGCCGCCGGTGTTCGTCGCGCTGCGGCGCATCCGCGGTCGGCCGTGGCTGTGGCACCTGGCCGTGTTCGCTGCGCTGACGGTGGCGCAAACCAGCCTGATGATCGCCCTGCGGCAGGTGGTGTTCGGGCTGGCGGACCTGCCGGGTTATGCCTATCCGCCCACGCTGTGGCGCTACCTGATGGAGCTGCCGACGCAGCTGTTCTTCTACGCGATGATCGCCATCGGCCTGTGGCTGTTCGATCGCTACCGCGAGGGGCGCGAGCGCGAGTTGCGCGCGGCGCAGCTGGAATCGGCACTGTCGGAGGCGCGACTGGAAGCCTTGCGGCTTCAGTTGAATCCGCATTTCCTGTTCAACACGCTCAATGCCGTGTCCGAACTGATGTACGACCGGCCGGCCGTGGCCGACGAAATGCTCTCGCGCATCGGCGCGCTGCTGCGCGCCACGCTCTCCGCCGGCGCGCAGGAGCATCGCCTGGCCGACGAGTGGGGTTTGCTGACGCTGTACATGGACATCCAGCGTGCGCGCTTCGGCGACGGCCTGGACGCGCGCGTGGACAGCGACCCGGCGCTGGACGATCTGCGCATCCCGTTCCTGCTGCTGCAACCGCTGGTGGAGAACGCCATCGAGCACGGCGGGCAGGGCGACCGGCGGCTGGTGCGCGTCGAGGCGGCGCGCGAGGCGGATCGCCTCACCTTGCGCGTGCGCGACGGCGGCGGTGGCGTGGCGCGAGCAGGGCATGGCATCGGGTTGGGCAATGTCGGCGCGCGCCTGCGCCATCTCTATGGCGAGGATGCCGGTGTGCGCCTGGAACCGGTGCCGGAAGGCGGCAGCCTGGTCACCGTGTGGCTGCCGGCGCGGCGCTGGGAGGCGGCATGA
- a CDS encoding CocE/NonD family hydrolase, which translates to MRRTHLASFAGAMAATFCMALPYTAMAQAKDPQAEQIAKRNATEKELEEVAVVDRKVMVKMRDGKRMAADIYRPKSAGKVPTIFSRTPYNFNYWDVKLGAPRDMKRALDAVKHGYAYVEMNERGHFFSEGNYDILGAPITDGVDAVRWISSQPWSSGKVGTTGCSSTAEWQMAVVAQNEPALATFNVQGFGAGVGRVGPYYEQGNWYRGGAVQMLFIAWIYDYGIQNQVRPLFSANYTQAELANASRFYDLAPQMPPVDWDKAFWHLPEKDIIKAVGGPPGIFETRMPVATGGNMIARAPNDPAWYKGGLWHDNMKIAKPGLWFMSWFDVSVSPNLAAYNEVRRTAPKAIADEQYAVIAPVLHCAYTRATEHTMVGDLDMGDARFDYDALVFGWFDRFLKGEDSEAVKKQPKVMYYLMGKNEWKKADTWPPAGATAKTLYFTSGGKANTLYGDGKLVEQAGGDDQPDQFVYDPMNPVPTYGGGGCCQGNAVKFGSYDQRKEEARNDVLVYDTEPFKEGTEVSGPITVTLQVSSSAKDTDFTFKVIDVYPDGRAFNVTENIQRMRYRNGYDKPLAWMKPGEVYPVTFQPIDTSYYFKPGHKLRVAVSSSNFPRFDRNLNTGGNNYDETDGVIAHNAVHHGGTYPSKIVLTVVPAAPEKD; encoded by the coding sequence ATGCGACGCACGCATCTGGCTTCATTCGCCGGCGCCATGGCCGCCACCTTCTGCATGGCGCTGCCTTACACCGCCATGGCCCAGGCCAAGGACCCGCAGGCCGAGCAGATCGCCAAGCGCAACGCCACCGAGAAAGAGCTGGAAGAGGTGGCGGTGGTCGACCGCAAGGTGATGGTGAAGATGCGCGACGGCAAGCGCATGGCCGCGGACATCTACCGGCCCAAGAGCGCAGGCAAGGTGCCGACGATCTTTTCGCGCACGCCGTACAACTTCAATTACTGGGACGTGAAACTCGGCGCCCCGCGCGACATGAAGCGCGCGCTCGATGCGGTGAAGCATGGCTACGCCTATGTCGAGATGAACGAGCGCGGCCATTTCTTCTCCGAAGGCAACTACGACATCCTCGGCGCGCCGATCACCGACGGCGTGGACGCGGTGCGCTGGATTTCCTCGCAGCCATGGTCCAGCGGCAAGGTGGGCACCACCGGCTGCTCGTCCACCGCGGAGTGGCAGATGGCGGTGGTGGCGCAGAACGAACCGGCGCTGGCCACCTTCAACGTGCAGGGCTTCGGCGCCGGCGTGGGCCGGGTCGGCCCGTACTACGAGCAGGGCAACTGGTACCGCGGTGGAGCGGTGCAGATGCTGTTCATTGCGTGGATCTACGACTACGGCATCCAGAACCAGGTGCGGCCGCTGTTCTCGGCCAACTACACGCAGGCCGAGCTGGCCAACGCCTCGCGCTTCTACGACCTGGCGCCGCAGATGCCGCCGGTGGACTGGGACAAGGCGTTCTGGCACCTGCCGGAGAAGGACATCATCAAGGCCGTCGGCGGCCCGCCGGGCATCTTCGAGACGCGCATGCCGGTGGCCACCGGCGGCAACATGATCGCGCGCGCGCCGAACGATCCGGCCTGGTACAAGGGCGGGCTGTGGCACGACAACATGAAGATCGCCAAGCCGGGCCTGTGGTTCATGAGCTGGTTCGACGTGTCGGTGTCGCCGAACCTGGCCGCCTACAACGAAGTGCGCCGCACCGCGCCGAAGGCCATCGCCGACGAGCAGTACGCGGTCATCGCGCCGGTGCTGCATTGCGCCTATACCCGCGCCACCGAGCACACCATGGTCGGCGACCTGGACATGGGTGACGCGCGCTTCGACTACGACGCGCTGGTGTTCGGCTGGTTCGACCGCTTTCTCAAGGGCGAGGACAGCGAAGCGGTAAAGAAGCAGCCCAAGGTGATGTACTACCTGATGGGCAAGAACGAGTGGAAGAAGGCCGACACCTGGCCGCCGGCCGGCGCGACGGCGAAGACGCTCTACTTCACCAGCGGCGGCAAGGCGAACACGCTGTACGGCGACGGCAAGCTGGTGGAACAGGCGGGTGGAGACGACCAGCCCGACCAGTTCGTCTATGACCCGATGAATCCCGTGCCTACCTATGGCGGCGGCGGTTGCTGCCAGGGCAACGCGGTGAAGTTCGGCTCGTACGACCAGCGCAAGGAAGAGGCCCGCAACGACGTGCTGGTGTACGACACCGAGCCGTTCAAGGAAGGCACCGAGGTCAGCGGGCCGATCACCGTGACCCTGCAGGTCTCGTCCAGCGCCAAGGACACCGACTTCACCTTCAAGGTGATCGACGTGTACCCGGACGGCCGTGCCTTCAACGTCACCGAGAACATCCAGCGCATGCGCTATCGCAACGGCTACGACAAGCCGCTTGCGTGGATGAAGCCCGGCGAGGTGTATCCGGTGACGTTCCAGCCGATCGACACCAGCTACTACTTCAAGCCCGGCCACAAGCTGCGCGTAGCGGTGTCCAGCAGCAACTTCCCGCGCTTCGACCGCAACCTCAACACGGGTGGCAACAACTACGACGAGACTGACGGCGTGATCGCGCACAACGCGGTGCACCACGGCGGGACCTATCCGTCGAAGATCGTGCTGACCGTGGTGCCGGCGGCGCCCGAGAAGGACTGA
- a CDS encoding M91 family zinc metallopeptidase, with the protein MPKESLRTRIANKFAEANSRGVAPTLAKREQRFVDHITNRLAKANESGKRTNISQRWAPVVARVARSPQAGFTPELLRAQKQKLKPVEEVRVHGELNNVQAKRAAGQDVGAFMDLARDARSSMHTLMSQPVGRRMMTEIDTRTAQNRAHAGDQAKVYIRSLKAGDTSNMNSPHIGQGMTEGYRFDGREGRGWGSEVRIDPNAATANRFIGLGHEMVHAHRLAHGKAVGVPQLNQANHPLFHDPLSQGAIVEPKDNLRLGQHLMNVVQQAGHHQEEFETVGLSRTPRGAFNPSENALRQEHGLALRTNYSGLRPGHLDETIAQSDALFDKRSVATKAWHGMFGGSPAPTPVSGMIKRYKD; encoded by the coding sequence ATGCCCAAAGAGAGCCTGAGGACGAGGATCGCCAACAAGTTCGCCGAGGCGAACAGCCGGGGCGTGGCGCCCACGCTCGCCAAACGCGAGCAGCGTTTCGTCGACCACATCACCAACCGGCTGGCCAAGGCCAACGAGAGCGGCAAGCGCACGAACATCTCCCAGCGCTGGGCGCCGGTGGTGGCGCGGGTAGCACGTTCGCCGCAGGCCGGCTTCACGCCGGAGCTGCTGCGTGCGCAGAAGCAGAAGCTCAAGCCGGTGGAGGAGGTGCGCGTCCACGGCGAATTGAACAATGTGCAGGCCAAGCGGGCGGCGGGGCAGGACGTCGGCGCATTCATGGATCTGGCGCGGGATGCCCGAAGCTCGATGCACACGCTGATGAGCCAGCCGGTCGGCCGCCGGATGATGACGGAGATCGACACCCGCACCGCGCAGAACCGCGCCCATGCCGGCGATCAGGCCAAGGTGTACATCCGTTCGCTGAAGGCCGGCGACACCTCGAACATGAACTCGCCGCACATCGGGCAAGGTATGACGGAGGGTTACCGGTTCGACGGCAGGGAAGGGCGCGGCTGGGGCAGCGAGGTGCGCATCGATCCCAACGCGGCCACGGCCAACCGCTTCATCGGCCTGGGCCACGAAATGGTGCACGCGCATCGCCTGGCGCACGGCAAGGCGGTCGGTGTGCCGCAGCTCAACCAGGCCAACCATCCCTTGTTCCACGATCCGCTCTCGCAGGGCGCGATCGTGGAACCGAAGGACAACCTGCGGCTGGGCCAGCATCTGATGAACGTGGTGCAGCAGGCCGGCCACCACCAGGAGGAATTCGAGACAGTGGGATTGAGCCGCACGCCACGCGGCGCGTTCAACCCCAGCGAGAACGCCTTGCGCCAGGAACATGGACTCGCCCTGCGCACGAACTACAGCGGCCTGCGCCCCGGGCATCTGGACGAGACGATCGCGCAAAGCGACGCCCTGTTCGACAAGCGCTCCGTCGCCACCAAGGCCTGGCACGGCATGTTCGGCGGCTCACCGGCGCCGACGCCGGTGAGTGGGATGATCAAGCGGTACAAGGATTGA
- a CDS encoding DNA/RNA non-specific endonuclease, which translates to MPKKQNSNWTWSFVKDGHTNVGRINYAASTKQEYGAFKTKANLTRGVPRFGQRQKNYLAAQGGGIRKTYVSASLRRRMPRAKRADLAPIGVLNPGFAPPGGGHKSHLVPDIFGGPSSALNLINETKRINTSGHKRIENRIGRLIEAVTAANDKSPTAKRGGLVMREDYNQQGRATKRVYMVSVKNRANNTRTYHKLTFTRL; encoded by the coding sequence ATGCCCAAGAAACAGAACTCGAACTGGACCTGGTCCTTCGTCAAGGACGGCCATACCAACGTGGGGCGTATCAATTACGCGGCGAGCACCAAGCAGGAATATGGCGCCTTCAAGACCAAGGCCAACCTGACGCGCGGCGTGCCCCGTTTCGGGCAGCGCCAGAAAAACTATCTGGCGGCGCAGGGCGGCGGCATTCGCAAGACCTACGTGTCGGCTTCCTTGCGTCGACGCATGCCGCGCGCCAAGCGCGCCGACCTGGCGCCCATCGGCGTCCTCAACCCCGGCTTCGCTCCCCCCGGCGGCGGACACAAGTCGCACCTGGTTCCCGACATCTTCGGCGGGCCGAGCAGCGCGCTGAATCTGATCAACGAAACGAAACGGATCAACACCAGCGGACACAAGCGCATCGAGAACCGCATCGGCCGGTTGATCGAGGCAGTGACCGCAGCCAACGACAAGAGTCCCACGGCCAAGCGCGGCGGATTGGTAATGCGTGAGGATTACAACCAGCAGGGCAGGGCGACCAAGCGCGTCTACATGGTGAGCGTGAAGAACCGCGCGAACAACACGCGTACGTACCACAAGCTGACATTCACCCGGCTGTAG
- the tssA gene encoding type VI secretion system protein TssA, which yields MSQQAQARTMDALPDEVPVACDDGGYFERRLGLPLARLLAPLDGPLPAGVPARENMGFRMIQQLRQSDDTTLPQGAWVTELRRANWPKVAQLSAGMLDTVGKDLQLGAWMLEAELHQCGYVALAPCFALLRGLCEAWWDELHPRADGDGYDARCNIVRWINEKLLNAISLLPLAEDDDHAASWSEWELAHYHERLRAVNGNLPDEAQEAASLEDLQGLLARMGAASLRERHAVLGDGRAALAAFEQSLRDRLGPETPSLGKLDDLLARIEALLRGELTRRGPVALPQASALSHGDPDTGVDEQDGDAEEPPRGMADLLGERERAYQVLAEIGDYLMQVEPHSPVPYLIRRAVAWGGLNAAELYREVFQQGGGRIDIFELLGGETDA from the coding sequence ATGAGCCAGCAAGCGCAAGCCAGGACGATGGATGCCCTACCGGACGAGGTGCCGGTGGCGTGCGACGACGGCGGTTATTTCGAACGCCGGCTCGGCCTCCCGCTCGCGCGGCTGCTGGCGCCCCTGGACGGCCCGCTGCCCGCCGGCGTGCCGGCGCGCGAAAACATGGGCTTCCGCATGATCCAGCAACTGCGCCAGAGCGACGACACCACATTGCCGCAGGGCGCGTGGGTGACCGAGCTGCGGCGTGCCAACTGGCCGAAGGTGGCGCAACTGTCTGCGGGCATGCTCGATACCGTCGGCAAGGACCTGCAGCTCGGCGCATGGATGCTGGAGGCCGAGCTGCATCAGTGCGGCTACGTCGCGCTGGCCCCGTGCTTCGCGCTGCTGCGCGGCTTGTGCGAGGCGTGGTGGGACGAACTGCACCCGCGCGCGGACGGCGACGGCTACGACGCGCGCTGCAACATCGTCCGCTGGATCAACGAGAAGCTGCTCAACGCCATCTCGCTGCTGCCGCTGGCCGAGGACGACGATCACGCGGCGAGCTGGTCGGAGTGGGAGCTGGCGCATTATCACGAGCGCCTGCGCGCGGTGAACGGCAACCTGCCGGACGAGGCGCAGGAGGCCGCCTCGCTGGAGGACCTGCAGGGACTGCTGGCGCGCATGGGCGCGGCGTCCCTGCGCGAGCGCCACGCCGTGCTGGGCGATGGCCGCGCCGCGCTCGCCGCCTTCGAGCAGTCGCTGCGCGATCGCCTTGGTCCCGAAACGCCCTCGCTGGGCAAGCTGGACGACCTGCTGGCGCGTATCGAAGCGCTGCTGCGCGGCGAACTGACCCGGCGCGGGCCGGTCGCACTGCCGCAGGCGAGCGCGCTGTCGCACGGCGATCCTGATACCGGCGTCGACGAGCAAGACGGCGATGCCGAAGAGCCGCCGCGCGGCATGGCCGACCTGCTCGGCGAGCGCGAACGTGCCTACCAGGTGCTGGCCGAGATCGGCGATTACCTGATGCAGGTGGAACCGCACAGTCCCGTGCCGTACCTGATCCGCCGCGCGGTGGCGTGGGGCGGACTGAACGCGGCCGAGCTGTACCGGGAGGTGTTTCAGCAAGGGGGCGGGCGGATCGACATCTTCGAGCTGCTCGGTGGCGAAACGGACGCGTGA
- a CDS encoding type VI secretion system protein, producing the protein MSLPAAPAPPSTAGTEGFSPLFLVLAVLAVVAFVLIAWLMWRARSKAIAARPPKNRDGQSRWVRLRDAVRRRYAVVERALRYVWARRDWRYQSSWLLLLGFPGDGKSSLAASVPESLQRASRLREAKQEAYLNAAVPHSEWHFLEKGILIDPDGVLGEPATIGATDARWSEMLADIDSLRPDRALDGIVWVVSAERLCAATPEQRAALGRYAYARIHELQDAFAYALPVYVVFSHCDAIPGFDSFWKAQDPRLRSQIVGWSSPTLDDNGLPADWVPKAFDKVIDGLRSLVLAAATGKDHIDDVDGFFLFPQHMRSLQGPALDFLGTLFKTNVYETRSFCRGLYFVGVVGAADLPDVDGPRKDVSFVEGLIRDKALAEQRLSQRTQKGLLARNRLIRRLQLTVVGISLALAIALPWSATQVNQHAQGLRDTLLNISLNSKTLAQRGCLDQEHVYKLVAQITTLSEDTRYAAIPLSWVDGRIHHGITDVVSKNALQQVILPSMACKLSQRIEELSAATLRLSEAQAAPDAVYANYVGQLKRQLNELSALEDNLQRFARIAQPGMIEQRGLLLDFGALADYLYGSPLPGDTIRRDSPLADALSAASYADVPSISADLRERLGKQFERMAAQAENDLLHRAAAGVPLLSTLQEGKPPLLDTLRGFNSWLAWVHNRWLLSTPEDNPCTRMGSEIAPGIEDLIKHHRYDPSLRSTLGYFDLDSCYQPAVDSLRSATLAPYGSLFVVNPSNHQLEGISPGLGREVGGLHALADTTFMQIKSPLPYSCNGAAGGWRPSTFDGILAQLREYQEFASREKLGQVGAASDQPLYERLARTQLRLALQDTLARNQRGQVQAVDTGLDATSQLDRELAEESSSLSAALDPMLQAQQRMRQLGFGNVADEVGQCAQNYASSMLLDVSTLGSSSHLYDPPLQGGGNEAAPLFDLGSTPVLQGYLDRQLQRVQVLSRYAAPFVTLLRQMQGVNNSQRLNTQVDAYWGGTITELNRAVQFADPAGQVAHLNDFFLKQLASLSYANCEATLAGYNAPPVGNDLFSARRTEMEKQARAACTGRGQASSDLHYARIGMLFNSQLAGRYPFGPADSREVSPAVVKAFFVYYAKEKPELKAWLEHASTTGAAGARAAKMKAFVDQLDAVEAFFAGNLSAQPQSLPIQVKAGFRALPDRSPISNQLIGWTLRAGGAQGAAWPGADESFAWSVGTPLSLDLQWADRSRYMPLPDAAQPELRSSGYHAVFETGGAWALLRWLDTHGASADTGSLDAGQRLLRFRVPVLDANAATDGKSNEQADLYLTLKLSGTDPATKAAVPLEAPAFPREAPVLW; encoded by the coding sequence ATGAGCCTGCCCGCCGCGCCAGCGCCGCCGTCGACCGCGGGCACCGAGGGCTTCAGCCCGCTGTTCCTGGTGCTGGCCGTGCTGGCCGTGGTGGCATTCGTGCTGATCGCGTGGCTGATGTGGCGCGCGCGCTCGAAGGCGATCGCGGCGCGGCCGCCGAAGAATCGCGACGGGCAGAGCCGCTGGGTGCGCCTGCGCGATGCGGTGCGGCGCCGCTATGCAGTGGTCGAGCGAGCGCTGCGCTATGTATGGGCGCGGCGCGATTGGCGCTACCAGAGTTCGTGGCTGCTGCTGCTCGGCTTTCCTGGCGACGGCAAGAGCAGCCTCGCCGCGTCGGTGCCGGAAAGCCTGCAGCGCGCGTCGCGCCTGCGCGAGGCGAAGCAGGAGGCCTACCTCAATGCCGCGGTGCCCCATAGCGAATGGCATTTCCTGGAAAAGGGCATCCTGATCGATCCCGACGGCGTGCTGGGCGAACCGGCGACGATCGGCGCTACCGATGCGCGCTGGAGCGAGATGCTGGCCGACATCGACAGCCTGCGGCCGGACCGCGCGCTGGATGGCATCGTCTGGGTGGTGTCCGCCGAGCGGCTGTGCGCGGCGACGCCGGAACAGCGCGCGGCGCTGGGCCGCTATGCCTATGCGCGCATCCACGAACTGCAGGATGCTTTCGCCTACGCCCTGCCGGTGTACGTGGTGTTCAGCCACTGCGACGCCATTCCCGGTTTCGACAGTTTCTGGAAGGCGCAGGACCCGCGCCTGCGCAGCCAGATCGTCGGCTGGTCCAGCCCCACCCTGGACGACAATGGCCTGCCGGCCGACTGGGTACCCAAGGCCTTCGACAAGGTGATCGACGGCCTGCGCAGCCTGGTGCTGGCGGCGGCCACCGGCAAGGACCACATCGACGACGTCGACGGCTTTTTCCTGTTCCCGCAGCACATGCGCAGCCTGCAGGGGCCGGCGCTGGACTTCCTCGGCACGCTGTTCAAGACCAATGTGTACGAGACGCGCTCGTTCTGCCGCGGGCTGTACTTCGTCGGCGTGGTCGGCGCGGCGGACCTGCCGGACGTGGACGGACCGCGCAAGGACGTGTCCTTCGTCGAAGGCTTGATCCGCGACAAGGCGCTGGCTGAGCAACGTCTGTCGCAGCGCACGCAGAAGGGATTGCTGGCGCGCAATCGGTTGATCCGGCGCCTGCAGTTGACGGTGGTGGGCATCTCGCTGGCGCTGGCGATCGCGCTGCCGTGGAGCGCCACGCAGGTGAACCAGCACGCACAGGGCCTGCGCGACACGCTGCTGAACATCTCGCTCAACAGCAAGACGCTGGCCCAGCGCGGCTGCCTGGACCAGGAACACGTCTACAAGCTGGTGGCGCAGATCACCACCTTGAGCGAAGACACGCGCTACGCCGCTATCCCGCTGTCGTGGGTGGACGGGCGTATCCACCACGGCATTACCGACGTAGTGTCGAAGAACGCGCTGCAGCAGGTAATCCTGCCGTCGATGGCCTGCAAGCTGTCGCAGCGCATCGAAGAGCTGTCGGCGGCGACGCTGCGGCTCTCGGAAGCCCAGGCGGCGCCGGATGCGGTGTATGCCAACTACGTCGGCCAATTGAAGCGCCAGCTCAACGAGCTTTCCGCGCTGGAGGACAACTTGCAGCGGTTCGCGCGCATCGCGCAGCCGGGCATGATCGAGCAGCGCGGTCTGCTGCTGGATTTCGGCGCGCTGGCCGACTACCTCTACGGCAGCCCGCTGCCGGGGGACACCATCCGGCGCGACAGCCCCTTGGCCGATGCGCTGTCGGCGGCAAGCTATGCGGACGTGCCGTCGATCTCCGCCGACCTGCGCGAGCGCCTGGGCAAGCAGTTCGAACGCATGGCCGCGCAGGCCGAGAACGACCTGCTGCACCGCGCCGCCGCCGGCGTGCCGCTGCTGTCCACCCTGCAGGAGGGCAAGCCGCCCCTGCTCGATACCCTGCGCGGTTTCAACAGCTGGCTCGCCTGGGTGCACAACCGCTGGCTGCTCAGCACGCCGGAGGACAACCCCTGCACGCGCATGGGTAGCGAGATCGCGCCGGGTATCGAGGACCTGATCAAGCATCACCGCTACGACCCGAGCCTGCGCAGCACGCTGGGTTACTTCGACCTGGACAGCTGCTACCAGCCGGCGGTGGACAGCCTGCGCAGCGCGACGCTGGCGCCGTACGGCTCGCTGTTCGTGGTCAACCCCTCCAACCACCAGCTCGAAGGCATCAGCCCCGGGCTGGGGCGCGAGGTCGGCGGATTGCACGCACTGGCCGATACGACCTTCATGCAGATCAAGTCGCCGCTGCCGTACAGCTGCAACGGCGCGGCCGGCGGCTGGCGGCCGAGCACCTTCGACGGGATCCTGGCGCAGCTGCGCGAGTACCAGGAGTTTGCCAGCCGCGAAAAGCTGGGCCAGGTGGGCGCGGCCTCGGACCAGCCGCTGTACGAGCGCCTGGCGCGCACGCAGTTGCGGCTGGCGCTGCAGGACACCCTGGCGCGCAACCAGCGCGGACAGGTGCAGGCGGTCGACACCGGCCTGGATGCCACTTCGCAGTTGGATCGCGAGCTGGCCGAGGAAAGTTCGAGCCTGTCCGCCGCACTCGATCCGATGCTGCAGGCCCAGCAGCGCATGCGCCAGCTTGGCTTCGGCAATGTGGCGGACGAAGTCGGCCAGTGCGCGCAGAACTACGCTTCTAGCATGCTGCTGGACGTCTCCACGCTGGGTTCGTCCAGCCATCTCTACGACCCGCCGCTGCAAGGAGGCGGCAACGAGGCGGCGCCGCTGTTCGATCTGGGCAGTACGCCGGTGCTGCAGGGCTATCTGGATCGCCAGCTGCAGCGCGTGCAGGTGCTGTCGCGCTATGCGGCGCCGTTCGTCACGCTGCTGCGGCAGATGCAGGGCGTCAACAACAGCCAGCGCCTCAACACCCAGGTCGATGCGTATTGGGGCGGCACCATTACGGAGCTCAACCGCGCGGTGCAGTTCGCCGATCCGGCAGGGCAGGTGGCGCACCTCAACGATTTCTTCCTGAAGCAGCTGGCGAGCCTCAGCTATGCGAACTGCGAAGCCACGCTGGCCGGCTACAACGCGCCGCCGGTGGGCAACGACCTGTTCTCCGCACGCCGCACCGAGATGGAGAAGCAGGCGCGCGCGGCCTGCACGGGCCGCGGCCAGGCCAGCTCCGACCTGCATTACGCGCGCATCGGCATGCTGTTCAACAGCCAGCTGGCAGGGCGCTATCCGTTCGGCCCGGCCGATTCGCGCGAGGTATCGCCGGCGGTGGTCAAGGCGTTCTTCGTCTACTACGCCAAGGAAAAGCCGGAACTGAAGGCCTGGCTGGAACACGCGTCCACCACCGGGGCCGCCGGCGCGCGCGCCGCGAAGATGAAGGCCTTCGTCGACCAGCTCGACGCGGTGGAAGCCTTCTTCGCCGGCAATCTCTCGGCGCAGCCGCAGAGCCTGCCGATCCAGGTGAAAGCCGGTTTCCGCGCCTTGCCCGACCGTTCGCCGATCAGCAATCAGCTGATCGGCTGGACGTTGCGCGCGGGCGGCGCGCAGGGCGCGGCCTGGCCGGGCGCGGACGAGAGCTTCGCCTGGAGCGTCGGCACGCCGTTGTCGCTGGACCTGCAATGGGCCGACCGCTCGCGCTACATGCCGCTGCCCGACGCCGCGCAGCCGGAGCTGCGCAGCAGCGGTTACCACGCCGTGTTCGAGACCGGCGGCGCCTGGGCCCTGCTGCGCTGGCTGGATACGCATGGCGCGTCCGCCGATACGGGATCGCTCGACGCGGGCCAGCGCCTGCTGCGCTTCCGCGTGCCGGTGCTCGACGCCAACGCGGCGACCGACGGCAAGTCGAACGAGCAGGCGGACCTTTATCTGACCCTGAAACTTTCCGGCACCGACCCGGCCACCAAGGCCGCGGTACCGCTGGAAGCGCCCGCGTTCCCGCGCGAGGCGCCCGTGCTGTGGTGA